GAGGCATTGAAAAGCGCCCGGGGCAATATGGCAAAGGCAGCACGGCTCATTGGTATTACAGAACGAAAATTCACCTATAGAGCTGCAAAGTATGGTATTGATTTCCACTATTATCGCTGAATATCCTGGTCATCACTAATCACCGCCCCCCTCCAGCATTTTTAATCCCTTAAGATAAACAAGAAATTATTCTCAAGTTATTTCAACATAAAAAGGTGCCCCCTTTTTTTCATGGGTACCTGCCCTTACAGATGACATGGCTCAACTTTAGTGCTATATTGTAACCGGGGTTTACAGATAGGGGACAGCAGATATGGTTACATCGGTTGAAGAGGGCCCTCGGGTAACTGAGGTGGAGTGCCGGTCGGCGCTCAATAAGTCGGGGCTTGCCGACTACGCGGTCAACTGTTACGCCGGTTGTGAACATGGTTGCTGTTATTGCTATGCCCGGTTTGCCACCAGGTTTTCTCATCCCGGTGAAGAGTGGGGAAGCTTTGTTGACGTCAAGGTAAATGCCCCTGACGTCCTAACAAGAGAGGTCAAGCGGAAAAGAGTGGGCAGGGTGTTCATAAGCTCCGTGTGTGATGGCTGGCAGCCCCGGGAGGCGCGCTACCGCCTGACGAGACAGTGTCTGGAAATCTTGCTTCATTATGGTTATCGGCTAACCATCCTAACCAAGAGTGCGCTGGCAGGTCGCGACCTCGACTTACTGGAAGCCAGAGAAGGGGTAGAATTTGGGGTAACTATCACCACTCTCGACGAGGGTCTATGCCAGCTCATCGAACCTAAGGCTTCACCTCCCGCTGAGCGCCTGAGTCTCCTTGAAGAGGCAAAGAGAAGGGGAATTGTCACCTATATCTTCCTCGGGCCATTGCTTCCCTATCTTTCGGACAGTGAAGAAAACATGGCCCCGCTGCTAAAAGCGGTCAAGGAAGTTGGTACCGATTATTTCTACGTTGATCGGCTTAACCGGCGTTTTGGGATCTGGCCGTCGCTCCAGAGCCTCCTCAAGGAGCATTTTCCTTACCTGATCGGTAAGTACCAGAGGATTCTCTTTGAGGAAAATGCCAGCAGGGAATACTCGGAGCGACTTATGGTCTCGGTTAATAGCTT
This genomic stretch from Syntrophales bacterium harbors:
- a CDS encoding radical SAM protein; the encoded protein is MVTSVEEGPRVTEVECRSALNKSGLADYAVNCYAGCEHGCCYCYARFATRFSHPGEEWGSFVDVKVNAPDVLTREVKRKRVGRVFISSVCDGWQPREARYRLTRQCLEILLHYGYRLTILTKSALAGRDLDLLEAREGVEFGVTITTLDEGLCQLIEPKASPPAERLSLLEEAKRRGIVTYIFLGPLLPYLSDSEENMAPLLKAVKEVGTDYFYVDRLNRRFGIWPSLQSLLKEHFPYLIGKYQRILFEENASREYSERLMVSVNSFARKQGLNDKMRLCF